A stretch of the Argentina anserina chromosome 6, drPotAnse1.1, whole genome shotgun sequence genome encodes the following:
- the LOC126797768 gene encoding uncharacterized protein LOC126797768 isoform X1 yields MSKQRLGEMMQTIEQAPPPPAQSAPSQHQLALQQQQLGSGSLSFNSNLSKEDEEMSRSALSTFRAKEEEIERKKLEVREKVQAQLGRVEEETKRLATIREELEGLSDPMRKEVSQVRKKIDTVNKELKPLGQSCQKKEREYKEALEAFNEKNQEKMQLITKLMESMQLVGESEKMRMKKLEELSKNIDSMQ; encoded by the exons ATGAGCAAGCAACGCCTCGGGGAGATGATGCAGACCATCGAGCAGGCTCCTCCCCCGCCTGCTCAGTCTGCTCCGTCGCAGCATCAGCTGGCGCTTCAGCAGCAGCAACTGGGCTCTGGGTCTCTGAGCTTCAACAGTAACCTGTCTAAAGAGGATGAGGAGATGTCCAGGTCGGCTCTCTCCACTTTCAGGGCCAAGGAGGAAGAGATCGAGAGGAAGAAGTTGGAGGTGAGAGAGAAGGTTCAGGCTCAGTTGGGTCGTGTTGAAGAAGAGACCAAGCGCTTGGCTACCATTCGTGAG GAGCTTGAAGGGCTTTCAGATCCAATGAGGAAGGAAGTTTCACAGGTCCGTAAGAAGATCGATACAGTTAACAAGGAGTTAAAGCCACTGGGACAAAGCTGCCAGAAGAAG GAAAGAGAATACAAGGAAGCACTGGAGGCTTTCAACGAGAAGAACCAGGAAAAAATGCAGCTCATTACAAAGCTAATGGAG TCTATGCAGCTCGTGGGCGAGAGTgagaagatgaggatgaagaagcTGGAGGAGCTGAGCAAGAACATTGATTCAATGCAGTGA
- the LOC126797768 gene encoding uncharacterized protein LOC126797768 isoform X2, whose translation MSKQRLGEMMQTIEQAPPPPAQSAPSQHQLALQQQQLGSGSLSFNSNLSKEDEEMSRSALSTFRAKEEEIERKKLEVREKVQAQLGRVEEETKRLATIREELEGLSDPMRKEVSQVRKKIDTVNKELKPLGQSCQKKEREYKEALEAFNEKNQEKMQLITKLMELVGESEKMRMKKLEELSKNIDSMQ comes from the exons ATGAGCAAGCAACGCCTCGGGGAGATGATGCAGACCATCGAGCAGGCTCCTCCCCCGCCTGCTCAGTCTGCTCCGTCGCAGCATCAGCTGGCGCTTCAGCAGCAGCAACTGGGCTCTGGGTCTCTGAGCTTCAACAGTAACCTGTCTAAAGAGGATGAGGAGATGTCCAGGTCGGCTCTCTCCACTTTCAGGGCCAAGGAGGAAGAGATCGAGAGGAAGAAGTTGGAGGTGAGAGAGAAGGTTCAGGCTCAGTTGGGTCGTGTTGAAGAAGAGACCAAGCGCTTGGCTACCATTCGTGAG GAGCTTGAAGGGCTTTCAGATCCAATGAGGAAGGAAGTTTCACAGGTCCGTAAGAAGATCGATACAGTTAACAAGGAGTTAAAGCCACTGGGACAAAGCTGCCAGAAGAAG GAAAGAGAATACAAGGAAGCACTGGAGGCTTTCAACGAGAAGAACCAGGAAAAAATGCAGCTCATTACAAAGCTAATGGAG CTCGTGGGCGAGAGTgagaagatgaggatgaagaagcTGGAGGAGCTGAGCAAGAACATTGATTCAATGCAGTGA
- the LOC126797750 gene encoding LOW QUALITY PROTEIN: growth-regulating factor 3 (The sequence of the model RefSeq protein was modified relative to this genomic sequence to represent the inferred CDS: inserted 1 base in 1 codon) produces the protein MDFHLRQWRNQQHESEEQQPYPSAAKIPKLEPLQTQTQPEPASGYALPLFVPEPNTKVISSSLSAFSDSTTTTTTPASSATRFPRMGSFFSMSQWQELELQALIFRYMLAGAAVPPELLQPIKRSLLHSQFFFQYPLQQYPALMQSGYWGRGSMDPEPNRCRRTDGKKWRCSKDVVAGQKYCERHVHRGRNRSRKPVEATTTTAATNAAAGGGGTLAGTKNSAVTVASSVGNGSDGTHFALSGSSPSIDLLQLNQREASGGVQSDSHVLRPFFDDWPGQLQEPDNGRSNASSLNSTTSLSISLKLSTGNGVEPSQESGQPQLNWPMGWGSNQMASMGGPLAEALRSSNSHSHSNSSPIXLPRGSISETSFIST, from the exons ATGGACTTTCATCTCAGGCAATGGAGAAACCAGCAGCATGAGTCAGAGGAACAACAGCCCTATCCTTCTGCTGCAAAGATACCAAAACTTGAGCCTCTTCAGACCCAAACACAACCTGAACCAGCTTCTGGCTATGCTCTCCCTTTGTTTGTACCTGAACCAAACACCAAAGTCATCAGCAGCAGCCTGTCAGCATTTTCTGATTCTACTACTACCACTACTACACCAGCTTCTTCTGCCACCAGATTTCCCA GAATGGGGAGCTTCTTCAGCATGAGTCAGTGGCAAGAACTTGAGCTGCAGGCTTTGATATTCAGGTACATGCTGGCTGGTGCTGCCGTTCCTCCTGAGCTTCTTCAGCCAATCAAGAGAAGCCTTCTGCATTCTCAATTTTTCTTCCAATACCCTCTTCAACAGTACCCTGCTT TGATGCAATCGGGTTATTGGGGAAGAGGGTCCATGGATCCGGAGCCGAACAGGTGCCGGAGGACAGACGGCAAGAAATGGCGGTGCTCTAAAGACGTGGTGGCCGGTCAGAAGTACTGCGAGCGCCACGTGCACCGCGGACGAAACCGTTCAAGAAAGCCTGTGGAAGCAACAACCACCACCGCCGCCACAAACGCCGCCGCAGGCGGTGGCGGAACTCTTGCTGGTACCAAGAACTCAGCCGTGACTGTTGCCTCGTCGGTGGGAAATGGGTCGGATGGGACCCATTTTGCTCTTTCTGGGTCATCACCTTCCATTGATCTGCTCCAGCTCAACCAGAG GGAGGCTTCGGGAGGTGTTCAATCCGACAGCCATGTATTGCGGCCGTTTTTTGATGACTGGCCGGGACAGCTTCAAGAACCGGACAACGGGAGAAGCAATGCTTCTTCATTGAACTCGACAACCTCCCTCTCCATTTCACTGAAGTTGTCCACCGGCAATGGAGTAGAACCAAGCCAAGAGAGTGGGCAGCCGCAGTTGAATTGGCCAATGGGATGGGGATCAAACCAAATGGCTTCGATGGGAGGGCCTCTTGCGGAGGCGCTGCGCTCCTCCAACTCCCACTCCCACTCCAACTCCTCACCAA AGTTGCCTCGCGGCTCTATCTCCGAAACTAGCTTCATCAGTACCTGA